One genomic region from Reichenbachiella ulvae encodes:
- a CDS encoding sensor histidine kinase produces MTKCLKPYFWILWVLSPLLTYGQRTYTPSMADPLTESRRFALFPELENQGVRCITSFPQSELYWFGLDSGIASYDGYNWKVFGENDGVFKPADKILITKNETVYAVGQNGLIKLVDGQWQFVFQMPSEIRLFTKSFKQLSSGNLIISSQLGVILVKQNERPYLLTSQKKWEEYEAYNEVFQYVQIPEIYLTEGEYSGSTDTHELSPGVLWVAIDYRRQEEKGEILQVTEKDILSGSLTSVEMLSHFYGIRLGDQQTIFQASNGVIWVINHSNRVAALAYSNGVWERIDFGSKLNTNFYAENIEETPDGKIWITGVGKIYTMDTSGQWVNYNSEDLGIKQTHIDLHVGNYNDLWIFGSKSNVYKVDMSQDKWVGYLGLNFQCQTSDGTSWFLDIDGNIIKKKNGKWIILDKTANQIEDPVSLYAAKDDIIWLVGSQDQTAAASYLKDGNWEMIIMPALSWGVDYRAFYESKEGEIWLGATSDVHDDRKQLGGVIQIKNPYDIENRKFTHHIPHTTASGLAKQNAYGLAQSKDGRIWLGGSYLDYWEGDIWHRLDSIEALDDYVNEVYNDQNGTLYVGSRHHGLYILKENQWTNYTSDGDLTSNNIIGIASDEEGKKIWIATDKGYSHFNGTLWINDIFPQELTLSYEGGAIFNIDDQLWISVSPREWKRRVYDQSPLSKKVIQNFQSYKYEGDTISPETWIDSYTESVDHFGNTAIFWSGKDFFNTTKTESLLFSYQLDDQKWSPYSHETSHTFLSLTDGKHTFKVRAMRKEGNVDPTPAQIEFTVLPPVWKQLWFITLLILFMGIIFYYQYQIYQKRLILQSVNADLEKSNTTLVKKTEELADALDQLKQAQTKLIQNEKMATLGVLSAGVAHEINNPLNFIKGGVDGLLPIVSELEKKDKNLAKFVKIINEGVKRANAIVKGLGKFSRQTDSTIETCDIHRILEDCLLILHGTMKNNIEIERDFCSEQLIVTGNEGKLHQAFLNILANAQQAIVGNGKIAIITTVNDESCQIKITDTGVGMSEEHMTRVGEPFFTTKGPGEGTGLGMAITISIIEEHQGGLSLDSVESQGSTFTISLPLKVS; encoded by the coding sequence ATGACTAAATGCCTCAAACCCTACTTCTGGATTCTTTGGGTTTTGAGTCCCTTGCTGACTTATGGACAGCGTACTTATACACCAAGTATGGCCGACCCACTGACCGAATCCAGACGGTTTGCCCTTTTTCCAGAACTTGAGAATCAGGGCGTCAGGTGCATTACTTCTTTTCCACAATCTGAATTATATTGGTTTGGTTTAGATTCAGGGATCGCCTCATACGATGGTTACAACTGGAAGGTATTTGGAGAGAATGATGGTGTTTTTAAACCTGCAGACAAAATACTCATCACTAAGAATGAAACCGTTTATGCTGTTGGTCAGAACGGACTCATCAAACTGGTAGATGGACAATGGCAATTCGTTTTTCAGATGCCTTCCGAAATCCGACTTTTTACCAAATCCTTCAAGCAACTTTCGAGTGGCAACCTGATCATTTCTTCTCAGCTAGGAGTCATTCTAGTCAAACAAAACGAACGCCCCTACCTACTAACGAGTCAAAAAAAATGGGAGGAATATGAGGCATACAACGAGGTATTTCAATATGTCCAAATCCCTGAAATCTACCTAACCGAAGGCGAATACTCCGGGAGTACAGATACCCATGAATTAAGTCCGGGTGTACTTTGGGTAGCGATAGATTATAGAAGACAGGAAGAAAAAGGGGAAATTCTTCAAGTCACCGAAAAAGACATCCTGAGCGGTTCCCTCACCTCTGTGGAAATGTTGAGTCATTTCTATGGTATCAGACTTGGAGACCAGCAAACCATCTTCCAGGCTTCAAACGGTGTGATTTGGGTAATCAACCATTCTAATAGAGTCGCTGCTCTTGCTTACTCCAATGGGGTCTGGGAACGCATAGATTTTGGCAGCAAACTCAACACCAACTTTTATGCAGAAAATATTGAAGAAACACCCGATGGGAAAATCTGGATCACCGGTGTAGGAAAAATATACACAATGGATACCAGTGGCCAATGGGTGAACTACAACTCTGAGGACTTAGGAATCAAGCAAACCCATATCGACCTACATGTGGGCAATTACAATGACCTCTGGATATTCGGGAGTAAATCCAATGTATACAAAGTGGATATGTCTCAGGACAAGTGGGTAGGCTACTTAGGACTCAATTTCCAATGCCAAACTAGTGATGGTACCTCATGGTTTTTGGACATAGATGGGAATATTATCAAAAAGAAAAATGGAAAGTGGATCATACTGGATAAAACTGCTAATCAAATTGAGGACCCTGTATCCCTATACGCTGCAAAAGATGATATCATTTGGCTGGTCGGTAGTCAGGATCAAACAGCAGCCGCTAGCTATCTAAAAGACGGAAATTGGGAAATGATCATCATGCCAGCTCTGTCCTGGGGAGTGGATTATCGCGCATTTTACGAATCAAAAGAAGGAGAGATATGGTTAGGGGCAACATCTGACGTCCATGATGATCGCAAACAATTAGGAGGAGTGATTCAAATCAAAAACCCATATGACATAGAAAACAGAAAATTCACACATCATATACCTCACACTACCGCTTCCGGACTTGCCAAACAAAACGCTTATGGTCTCGCCCAAAGCAAGGATGGTAGAATTTGGCTTGGAGGATCTTATCTGGACTATTGGGAAGGAGACATCTGGCACAGATTGGATAGTATAGAAGCCCTTGATGACTATGTGAATGAAGTCTACAATGATCAAAATGGCACCTTGTACGTAGGATCCAGACATCATGGTCTTTACATCCTCAAAGAAAATCAATGGACGAATTACACTTCTGATGGCGACCTTACGAGCAACAATATCATCGGTATTGCCAGTGATGAAGAGGGCAAGAAGATTTGGATTGCAACAGACAAGGGCTACAGTCATTTCAATGGCACCTTATGGATCAATGACATCTTCCCTCAAGAATTGACACTAAGCTACGAAGGAGGCGCCATTTTTAATATAGATGACCAGCTTTGGATCAGCGTTTCTCCCCGTGAATGGAAAAGAAGGGTATATGACCAGAGCCCCCTAAGTAAGAAAGTGATTCAAAATTTTCAATCCTATAAATATGAAGGCGATACAATATCGCCCGAAACCTGGATCGATAGTTATACGGAGTCTGTGGACCATTTTGGTAACACTGCCATTTTTTGGTCAGGAAAGGATTTCTTTAACACTACCAAAACTGAATCGCTCCTATTTTCCTATCAGCTCGACGATCAGAAATGGTCTCCTTATAGTCATGAGACCAGCCATACTTTCTTGAGTTTGACTGATGGGAAGCACACCTTCAAGGTACGTGCGATGCGAAAGGAAGGAAATGTAGATCCTACTCCTGCGCAGATTGAATTCACAGTTTTACCACCAGTTTGGAAACAACTCTGGTTTATTACGCTTCTGATTCTTTTCATGGGAATCATATTCTACTATCAGTACCAGATCTATCAAAAACGCCTCATTCTGCAGTCTGTCAATGCCGATTTAGAAAAAAGCAATACTACATTGGTCAAAAAAACAGAAGAGCTAGCAGATGCACTAGATCAGTTAAAACAAGCCCAAACCAAACTGATTCAAAACGAAAAAATGGCGACACTTGGTGTGCTATCGGCTGGTGTGGCTCACGAAATCAACAATCCCCTCAATTTTATCAAAGGAGGTGTGGACGGGTTGCTCCCAATTGTATCTGAACTGGAGAAGAAGGATAAAAATCTGGCCAAATTTGTCAAGATCATCAATGAAGGAGTCAAACGTGCCAATGCCATTGTAAAAGGCCTCGGCAAATTCAGTAGACAAACCGACTCTACTATTGAAACCTGCGATATTCATCGCATCTTAGAAGATTGCCTGCTCATTTTGCATGGTACGATGAAAAACAACATCGAAATAGAAAGGGACTTTTGTAGTGAACAACTGATCGTAACAGGGAATGAAGGGAAATTGCATCAGGCCTTTTTGAATATTCTTGCCAATGCCCAACAGGCCATAGTAGGTAATGGGAAGATTGCTATCATCACAACAGTAAATGATGAAAGCTGCCAAATCAAGATTACAGATACGGGTGTCGGGATGAGCGAAGAGCATATGACTAGAGTTGGAGAGCCATTTTTCACAACCAAGGGACCTGGAGAAGGTACCGGTTTGGGGATGGCAATCACGATTTCGATTATAGAAGAGCATCAGGGAGGACTCAGTTTGGATTCGGTGGAAAGTCAAGGAAGCACCTTCACTATTTCCTTGCCACTAAAAGTCAGTTGA